In Holophagales bacterium, one DNA window encodes the following:
- a CDS encoding type II toxin-antitoxin system VapB family antitoxin, protein MALNIRNPEAERLAAAVTRLTGETKTEAVTRALADRLARLRRERSQRRLATELDEIAESCARLPVLDDRPADEILGYDDLGAPR, encoded by the coding sequence ATGGCACTCAACATCCGCAACCCCGAGGCAGAGAGACTCGCCGCGGCGGTCACACGCCTCACCGGCGAGACCAAGACCGAGGCGGTCACCCGGGCGCTCGCGGACCGGCTCGCGCGGCTGCGGCGGGAGCGATCTCAACGCCGCCTGGCTACCGAGCTCGACGAGATCGCCGAGAGCTGCGCGCGGCTCCCCGTGCTCGACGACCGGCCCGCCGACGAGATCCTCGGTTACGACGACCTCGGAGCTCCTCGTTGA
- the ilvN gene encoding acetolactate synthase small subunit — protein sequence MRHTLVARVQDHPGVLVRVVSMFRRRAFNVESLSVGASETPGVSRMTFVVDTSRVPSRLVEANLRKLVPVLDVKDVTHVPSVVRELALIRVRCGEGERSQINDLISIFRARIVDVAADSVIVEITGDVEKVEGLVELLRPRGILEMVRTGKVAMARGGHRGAKSAAADEAESEGESEDETAARAAS from the coding sequence ATGAGACACACCCTCGTCGCCCGAGTCCAGGACCACCCCGGCGTGCTGGTGCGCGTCGTCTCGATGTTCCGCCGCCGGGCGTTCAACGTCGAGAGCCTGTCGGTCGGAGCCAGCGAGACCCCCGGCGTCTCGCGCATGACCTTCGTCGTCGACACCTCGCGCGTGCCGTCGCGCCTCGTCGAGGCGAATCTGCGCAAGCTCGTGCCGGTGCTCGACGTCAAGGACGTCACCCACGTGCCGTCGGTGGTGCGCGAGCTGGCGCTGATCCGCGTCCGCTGCGGCGAGGGGGAACGCTCGCAGATCAACGACCTGATCTCGATCTTCCGCGCGCGCATCGTCGACGTGGCCGCCGATTCGGTGATCGTCGAAATCACCGGCGACGTCGAGAAGGTCGAGGGGCTCGTCGAGCTGCTGCGGCCGCGCGGCATCCTCGAGATGGTGCGCACCGGCAAGGTGGCGATGGCGCGCGGCGGTCACCGCGGGGCGAAGAGCGCTGCCGCCGACGAGGCTGAGAGCGAAGGGGAGTCCGAGGACGAGACGGCCGCGCGAGCGGCGAGCTGA
- the ilvB gene encoding biosynthetic-type acetolactate synthase large subunit produces the protein MKRTGAQMIWECLVREGVDTVFGYPGGTILPTYDAMLDYPVRHVLVRHEQGAAHAADGYARASGRVGVAIATSGPGATNLVTGIATAMLDSIPLVIITGQVPSSVLGTDAFQEADITGITIPITKHNALVTRVEEIVPTILEAFAIARSGRPGPVHVDICKDAQQATAELVWPPPREVGTTSPARGPRRSDLKKAADLIAAAERPLVLAGHGIIEAGASRVLQELAERTRTPVALTLLGLGGFPRSHPLCLGMMGMHGEAYVNHAVQEADLLLAVGMRFDDRVTGKLANYARGSKKIHVELDASEIGKNVPVDLGICGDAREVLEALLEIVPDQGAEAHAAWLATIEARRAETRSRDILHRPNGQHLFAAHVIHDLWRTTDGGAVVVSDVGQHQMFEAQYYPHEKPRTLLTSGGLGTMGFALPAAIGAKLARPEAEVWVVAGDGGFQMTQCELATLMQERLDVKIAVIDNGFLGMVRQWQEFFYDRRYAATPLLSPDFGKLAAAYGIPSQRVETRADVGPAVERARATKGPVLVHFVVEAEEAVYPMVPAGADLDAMIRRPHAGEPEVAA, from the coding sequence ATGAAGCGAACCGGTGCGCAGATGATCTGGGAGTGTCTCGTCCGCGAGGGCGTCGACACCGTCTTCGGCTACCCGGGCGGGACCATCCTGCCGACCTACGACGCGATGCTCGACTACCCGGTGCGTCACGTGCTGGTGCGCCACGAGCAGGGCGCGGCCCACGCCGCGGATGGCTATGCCCGTGCCAGCGGCCGGGTCGGCGTGGCGATCGCCACCTCCGGGCCGGGAGCGACGAACCTGGTCACCGGCATCGCCACGGCGATGCTCGACTCGATCCCGCTGGTCATCATCACCGGCCAGGTGCCGTCGTCGGTGCTCGGCACCGACGCCTTCCAGGAGGCCGACATCACCGGCATCACCATCCCGATCACCAAGCACAACGCCCTGGTGACGCGGGTCGAGGAGATCGTGCCGACGATCCTCGAGGCGTTCGCGATCGCCCGCAGCGGCCGGCCCGGCCCGGTGCACGTCGACATCTGCAAGGACGCGCAGCAGGCCACCGCCGAGCTCGTCTGGCCGCCACCCCGAGAGGTCGGGACGACCTCTCCCGCGCGTGGGCCGCGGCGTTCCGACCTCAAGAAGGCGGCCGATCTGATCGCCGCGGCCGAGCGGCCGCTGGTGCTCGCCGGGCACGGCATCATCGAGGCCGGCGCGTCGCGCGTCCTGCAGGAGCTCGCCGAGCGGACCCGGACGCCGGTGGCGCTGACGCTTCTCGGCCTCGGTGGCTTCCCGCGCAGTCACCCGCTCTGTCTCGGGATGATGGGCATGCACGGCGAGGCGTACGTCAACCACGCGGTGCAGGAGGCCGACCTGCTGCTCGCCGTCGGCATGCGCTTCGACGACCGGGTCACCGGCAAGCTCGCCAACTACGCGCGCGGGTCGAAGAAGATCCACGTCGAGCTCGACGCGTCGGAGATCGGCAAGAACGTGCCGGTCGACCTGGGGATCTGCGGCGACGCGCGCGAAGTGCTCGAAGCGCTCCTGGAGATCGTGCCGGACCAGGGCGCCGAGGCACACGCCGCCTGGCTCGCCACGATCGAAGCGCGGCGCGCCGAGACCCGTTCGCGCGACATCCTGCACCGCCCGAACGGCCAGCATCTCTTCGCGGCGCACGTCATCCACGACCTCTGGCGCACCACGGACGGGGGCGCCGTGGTGGTCTCCGACGTCGGCCAGCACCAGATGTTCGAGGCCCAGTACTACCCGCACGAGAAGCCGCGGACACTGCTCACCTCGGGCGGCCTCGGCACCATGGGCTTCGCCCTGCCGGCGGCGATCGGCGCCAAGCTGGCGCGACCGGAGGCGGAGGTCTGGGTCGTCGCCGGCGACGGCGGCTTTCAGATGACGCAGTGCGAGCTCGCCACGCTGATGCAGGAGCGGCTCGACGTGAAGATCGCCGTGATCGACAACGGATTCCTCGGCATGGTGCGACAGTGGCAGGAGTTCTTCTACGACCGGCGCTACGCGGCGACGCCGCTCCTGTCGCCCGACTTCGGCAAGCTGGCCGCGGCTTACGGCATTCCGTCGCAGCGCGTCGAGACGCGTGCCGACGTCGGGCCGGCCGTCGAACGCGCACGGGCGACGAAGGGTCCGGTCCTGGTCCACTTCGTCGTCGAGGCGGAGGAGGCGGTCTACCCGATGGTGCCGGCCGGGGCCGACCTCGACGCGATGATCCGTCGCCCGCACGCCGGAGAGCCGGAGGTGGCCGCATGA
- the ilvC gene encoding ketol-acid reductoisomerase — MARIYYDTDARIEDLAGRTVAIIGYGSQGHAHALNLRDSGVPVVVGLHEGSRSRARAEAQGLEVLTPRAAAERADIVMILTPDTGQAKLWRDEIAPGMRPGKTLMFAHGFNIRFGAIEAPEGVDVSMVAPKSPGHRVREVFTEGQGTPGLLAVHRDASGHAFADALAYARGIGCTRAGVLVTTFAEETETDLFGEQAVLCGGVSHLVKAGFETLVEAGYQPEIAYFECLHELKLIVDLMYRGGLSYMRYSVSDTAEQGDYVAGPRIVTDATRAAMRQLLSEVRNGTFARNWIAENESGRPAFDARRRAERHHQIEEVGERLRAMMPFLDAVVVTPEGEIRAGGDAGVPVGGHAAAPGRR, encoded by the coding sequence ATGGCCCGCATCTATTACGACACCGACGCCCGCATCGAGGATCTCGCCGGACGCACCGTGGCGATCATCGGCTACGGCAGCCAGGGGCATGCCCATGCCCTCAACCTGCGCGACAGCGGCGTGCCGGTCGTCGTCGGACTGCACGAAGGGAGCCGCTCGCGCGCCCGCGCCGAGGCGCAGGGGCTCGAGGTGCTGACGCCGCGCGCGGCTGCCGAGCGCGCCGACATCGTGATGATCCTCACCCCCGACACCGGCCAGGCGAAGCTCTGGCGCGACGAGATCGCCCCGGGCATGCGTCCCGGCAAGACGCTCATGTTCGCCCACGGCTTCAACATCCGCTTCGGCGCGATCGAGGCGCCGGAGGGCGTCGACGTCTCGATGGTGGCGCCGAAGTCCCCGGGTCACCGCGTGCGCGAGGTCTTCACCGAGGGGCAGGGGACGCCGGGACTGCTCGCCGTCCACCGCGACGCCAGCGGACACGCCTTCGCCGATGCCCTCGCCTACGCCCGGGGGATCGGCTGCACGCGCGCCGGAGTGCTCGTCACCACCTTCGCCGAGGAGACCGAGACCGACCTCTTCGGCGAGCAGGCGGTGCTCTGCGGCGGCGTCTCGCACCTCGTCAAGGCGGGGTTCGAGACCCTGGTCGAGGCCGGCTACCAGCCGGAGATCGCCTACTTCGAGTGTCTGCACGAGCTCAAGCTGATCGTCGACCTGATGTACCGGGGCGGGCTCTCGTACATGCGCTATTCGGTCTCCGACACCGCCGAGCAGGGCGACTACGTCGCCGGTCCGCGCATCGTCACCGACGCCACGCGCGCGGCGATGCGCCAGCTCCTCTCCGAAGTGCGCAACGGGACGTTCGCCCGCAACTGGATCGCCGAGAACGAGAGCGGGCGGCCGGCCTTCGACGCGCGCCGTCGCGCCGAGCGCCACCACCAGATCGAGGAGGTCGGCGAGCGGCTGCGCGCCATGATGCCGTTTCTCGACGCCGTCGTCGTCACCCCGGAGGGCGAGATCCGCGCCGGAGGCGATGCCGGCGTGCCGGTGGGGGGCCATGCCGCGGCTCCCGGACGGCGCTGA
- a CDS encoding type II toxin-antitoxin system VapC family toxin, with translation MVLDTSALLAILQDEPERRSFNEAIEAAESRSLSVASWVEASVVVEARFGAAGLRHLDRLVARAEIELVAVDREQAEQAREAFSRFGKGRHRAGLNYGDCFSYALARVLGEPLLCKGDDFRHTDLPLALMA, from the coding sequence ATGGTTCTCGACACTTCGGCGTTGCTCGCGATCCTGCAAGACGAGCCCGAACGCCGTTCTTTCAACGAGGCAATCGAGGCCGCCGAGTCGCGCTCGCTCTCGGTTGCCAGTTGGGTGGAGGCTTCCGTCGTGGTCGAAGCCCGGTTCGGCGCCGCCGGGTTGCGGCACCTCGACCGCCTCGTCGCGCGGGCGGAAATCGAGCTGGTCGCGGTGGACCGCGAGCAGGCCGAGCAGGCCCGCGAGGCGTTCAGTCGATTCGGCAAGGGCCGTCACCGCGCCGGGCTGAACTACGGCGACTGTTTCTCCTACGCTCTTGCCAGGGTGCTCGGCGAGCCTCTCCTCTGCAAGGGCGACGATTTCCGGCACACCGACCTGCCCCTTGCCCTGATGGCCTGA